Genomic DNA from Candidatus Koribacter versatilis Ellin345:
CACCGTCTTCTTATCGCCCTTCACGCGATTGGCGGTTTTCTTCGCGTTCACTTCAATCTTCGGCAGCGGAGCGTACGCCAGGCACAAAGAAATGATGCGTTGTGCGGTCGCCGAATCAGTTCGTTGAAGGCCGGCGGCGATCATGGTGACCGCGATCATCCCCCACGCAACAGCCTCGCCGTGCAGGAAATACTTATAGGCCGTCTCCGCTTCGAGCGCGTGCCCGATGGTATGACCAAAATTCAAAATGCGGCGCTCACCACTCTCATGCTCGTCAGCGCCCACCACATCGGCCTTCACGCGAACGCTCTCGGTGATCAGCCACTCGATCAACCCAGGGTCGCGCTCCACAATGCGCTGGCGGTCGCGTTCCATCCGGTCGAACAAATCCGGACGACGAATCACGCCACACTTCAACGACTCGTACAATCCCGAACGAAATTCGCGTTCCGGTAGCGTGCTGAAAACGCCGGGATCGGCCAGCACCAGCCAGGGCTGGTAGAACGTGCCAACGAGGTTCTTCCCCGCCTTCAAATTCACACCGGTCTTGCCGCCGATGGATGAATCCACCTGGGCCAGGAACGTCGTCGGCATCTGGATAACGGGAATGCCGCGCATGAAGACCGACGCGACAAAGCCTGCGACGTCTCCCACCACTCCGCCACCCAGCGCGCAAATGATGGATTGACGGTCAGCGCCCTTCGCCATCATCTTCAACGCCAGGTCCTCTACCGACGCCATGTTCTTGGCGCGCTCGCCATCTTCCATCTCGAGGAAGATGACTTCGAAACCCTCGGCAGTGAGAGCGTCCGTAACGATTCCGGCCCAATGTTTCCGCACCGGCGCCGAGGTGATTACAAATGCACGCTTCGCTTTGGGCAGCACGACGCGGATGTGCTTGCCAGCGTCACGCAGGATCTCGTGGCCGATGAGCACGTCGTAGGTGCGGCTCGATGTTGTGACCGGAACGCGGTTCAATCTGGTTCTTTTCTTTCGCTGGAGTTGAGAATTGCGCCAAGACTCGCGACGGATCTCATACCCTTTTCGCATGGTAACATTTGCTTTACATCGTTCGCAGATGAAGCAGATTCCCTCCCAGGCAGATTTCATCGTGATCGGCGCCGGCGTCGCCGGTTTACGCGCCTCGATCGAACTCGCCGCTCACGGCTCCGTCCTTTGTCTCGCCAAGCGCGAGGTCGCCGAATCCAACACCCAATATGCGCAAGGCGGCATTGCAGTAGCCCTCAGCGATGAAGACGAGATCGGCCTTCACCTGCAAGACACCATCAACGCAGGCGACGGCCTGGTCAACGCCGAAGCCGCACGCGTGCTGGTGGAAGAAGGTCCTCCGCGGATCGAAGAGTTGATCGAGTGGGGTACGCAGTTCGACCGCCATGGCACTAAGCTTTCTTTCACGCGTGAAGGCGCACACAGCCGTAACCGCGTGCTGCACGCTCACGGCGACTCCACCGGGCAGGAGATCGGCCGCGCGCTGTACGCCAAGGCCTCGACCATCCCGCAAATCCAGTTTCTCGAGTTTGAATTCACCACGGAGTTGATCGTCGAACACGGGCGCGTATGCGGAATCCGAGTGCTTGATGCCGAGAACCGCGCGCGTTCCATCCGCGCCTCTGGCGTAGTTCTCGCAACCGGTGGCCTCGGGCAGGTTTATAGCGACACCACGAATCCCACCGTCGCGACCGGTGATGGCGTTGCGATGGCGTATCGCGCCGGCGCTGAAATCAGCGACATGGAGTTCGTGCAGTTCCATCCCACGGCGCTGTACATCAAAGGCGCGCCACGCTTCCTCCTTTCGGAAGCCCTACGCGGCGAGGGTGCATACCTGCGCAACATGGCGCTGCACCGCTTCATGCCGAAATATCACGAACTGGCAGAGCTTGCGCCGCGTGATGTCGTAGCCCGCGCCATCGCGCATGAAATCGAATTAGCTGGTTCAGCTGAGGCCGTCGTCTATCTCGATCTCACGCATCTTCCGGCCGATCGCACGCGCAGCCGTTTCCCGCGGATTTACAAGACCTGCCTCGAGTACAACATCGACATCGCCACCGACCTGATTCCGATTCGTCCGGCGGCGCATTACGCAATGGGCGGTGTAAAGACTGACCTCGATGGCCGCACCACTTTGCCGGGGCTTTATGCGGCAGGCGAGTGCGCGTGCACCGGGGTCCACGGCGCAAATCGCCTGGCAAGCAATTCCCTGCTTGAAGGTTTGGTTTACGGCGCGCGGGCCGCACGAACGCTGGCCATGGCGTTTGCAAAGCTGGAAACTGGCGCAGCGGAGACGTCCGTCCAGGTCAACGACACTCCCGGCGCTAACGAGCAAGCTGAGGCCGTGCTTCGCAAAGTACAGGCCGCGATGTGGCGCGATGTCGGCGTCGTTCGCGAGGGCCAGCGACTTCGCGCTGTAATCGCCGAATTGGAAGCGCTGCGCAGCGAAATTCCCGCGTTTGCTTCACGTCGGGCATGGGAAGCCGCGAACGTGCTCGATACCGGCTTGCTCATCGCCCGCTCAGCGCTGGCGCGCGAAGAGAGTCGTGGCGCGCACTACCGCACCGATTTCCCGGATCATCGCGATGAATTTCTGAAGCACTCCGTCGTGCGCGGCGACGCCATCGTCTTCGAGTAGCTAGTCGCGGACCACGCCGTCATCTTCCCATTCGTGGCCGCAATCATCGCAAGTCCAGCAATATTTCGAAGTGCCCGTCTCTTTGTCGCCGGTTGAACTGGCGTCAACCTCTTCGAAAATTACGCCATCCGATTTGCACTTCGGGCAACGGATATCGGCATCGGGAACCGGCTCGGTGCTCTCAGAACCGTAGCCGGGAATCGCAGCCTTCAGCAGTCGATAGGTTCGGTCGGCAGCAGCGCGCCAAACTCGCATCACCAATCCGCCTTCGAAACCAGACTGCAATTGCTTGGGATCGCGGACCTTCTCTTCGCCGAGGAAGCATTCGATCTGCGCTTCGTCCAATACATGCTTGATCCGCAGCAGTTGCTCCATGCTCTCGACCCACTCGACGATGATCAGTTCGTCGTCTTCCGGCACAAAGCCATCGTCGGATGGAGGCAGAGCTTCCAGTTCCTCGTCGCTCGGAGGCGCTGTGAGGTTCAACTCGATCGGCAGTTTGCGGCTTTTGATTTCATAACTCAGGCGTTCACAGGCCACATCGGTCAGGTTGTAGGCTTCCGCGGCGACACTCTCGAGTTCGTCGTCGTGCATTTCGCGATAGAGTTGCGAAAGACGATTGAATTCTCGTTGTACATCGGCAGGCTGCATGGTTCCGCATGATACCCGAGACGTTTTCCCGCGGCAAAAACAAAACCCGCCACTCGGGCGGGTCTGAGCAAACTTCGAAAAACTTACGGCGTAACTGGTTCCAAATTCAGTGCGCGCCGGAACGATCCACGCTCGGCTTGAATCTTTTCCTGCAGCAGCGTGATCGCGTAGATCAACTGCTCCGGACGCGGCGGGCATCCCGGCACATAAATATCCACCGGAATGTACTGGTTCACGCCCTGCACCAGCGCGTAGTTGTTGAACACGCCGCCGGAGGTCGCGCAGGCGCCCATCGAAATCACCCACTTGGGCTCGGGCATCTGGAGGTAGAGGTGGCGAATGACCGGCGCCATCTTCTGCGAGACGCGGCCGGCGATGATCATCAAGTCGCTCTGTCGCGGCGACGGCCGAAAGACCTCGGCGCCAAAGCGCGCAATGTCAAAGCGGCTGGCGCCCATCGACATCATCTCGATAGCGCAGCAGGCCAGGCCGAAAGTCATTGGCCAGATCGAATTCTTGCGGATCCAGTTCACCGCATTGTCGAGGGTCGTCAGAACGATGCCCTCTTCCGGCTGCTCGCCAAAGGTCGCGCGGCGGAGTTGCTCGAAGCTCTGATCCGAGCCAACCAGGTTATCGAAACGTTCGCTGGGGTTCGTCATACAGGTTCCATTATACCGATACCTATTGGATGAAGCGCGCGGGTCCGCGGGTGCATAGTTGCTCAACTTGGCCCCGGCCCTCGCCCCTGTCATCCTGAGCGAAGCGTGCGCAGCACGCGCCGTCGAAGGCCCCCTGTCCCTCCCGTCAGCCGATTACCGCGCCAACGCTTCCAGGTCAGCAAATTCCTGCTGCGTCAGAACCAAATCCTGGGCCTTGAGGTTCTCTTCCAGGTGCTCGATTGAGGAGGTGCCCGGGATCGGCAGCATCACCGGCGAGCGATGCAGCAGCCATGCCAGCGAAATCTGCGCGACGGTCGCATTGTGCTGCTTTGCCGCCTGATCCAGCTTGCCCCCAGCCTTTGCCAGTTTGCCCGCTGCGACTGGGAACCACGGAATAAATCCGAGATTGTGCTTCTCACAGTAGTCGAGCACGTCTTCGCTCTTACGATTGGCCAGGTTGTACTCGTTCTGCACCGAGACGATTGGCATCACCTTGCGCGCCTGCTCGATTTCCTTGACGGAGACCTCACTCAGTCCGACGTGCCGAATCTTTCCCTGCTCCTGCAGTTTCTTGATCGCGCTCAGCGAATCTTCGACGGGAAACTTCGGATCAATGCGATGGAGTTGCCAAAGGTCGAGCCGCTCGACTTTCAGGTTGCGCAAGCTCAGTTCAACCTGCTGCACGAGGTACTCCGGCTTTCCGAGTTCATGCCACTTGTTTGGCCCAGTGCGCAGGAAGCCCGCTTTGGTCGCGACGACGACACCCTTCTTGTAAGGCGCCAGCGCTTCGCCGATCAGACGTTCGCTGACTTGTGGGCCGTAGGAATCGGCGGTGTCTATAAAGTTCACGCCGAGTTCGACGGCCTTACGTAGCACTTCTTTCGCTTTTTCTCGGTCGGGTGGCTCGCCCCAAATGCCGTTCCCCGTGATGCGCATGGCGCCAAAGCCAAGCCGGTTGATCTCTAAATCACCGCCGAGGCGGAAGGTCTTGCTCACTTGCGTCGCCGTTGCCATGAATCCTCGCTTTCGTCCTAATGGGATTCAATCGCGTCGGAAAACGATTCACGCCAACCGAAGTTTTCGAAGTTGAATCTTCGTCAGAGAAGGACTCATCTTGAGTCGAATGGCGCAGCCTTTCACGGTTGAGGAATTTCGGCCCGAGTTCACGGAAGCAATCCTTTCGCTAATTGTCGGCATTCAGGCCGAAGAGTTCGGTGTTCGGATCACCGCGGCGGAGCAGCCGGATTTAGCGGCGATTCCGGCGTTCTACCAGCAAGGCAGCGGGAATTTCTGGGTGGCCACCCGCGAGACCCGCGTCATCGGCACGATCGCGCTGAAAGATATCGGCAACCGGCAGGCCGTGTTACGGAAAATGTTCGTTGCTCCTGAAGCGCGCGGCAAGGAACACGGTGTTGCACTCGCCCTGCTCACCACGCTGCTCGATTGGGCGCGGCCCCGCGGTGTGAAGGAAATCTTCCTCGGCACCACCGACAAGTTCAAAGCCGCGCACCGCTTCTACGAGAAGAATGGCTTCGAGGCAGTCTCGCCTGACGCACTGCCTTCCGCGTTTCCGCGCATGGTGCAGGACACGAGGTACTACCGGCGCAAGCTCTAGCTCCAGCTATTGCAATTCAAAACTTACGGTCACGAACGCGCGAATCACGGACACACCCGCGACGGTGGTGCGCTCATCTCCACCACCTCCTCCACCTGACCGTTCCATTGTGGAGAAAGCGTAGGCATTCGCTTGCACTTGCATTGGGCCGTCATAGTTCATGCCCTCGTTGATGTCCCAGGGCTTCCCAATCGTCTGGTCGAGTTGGGCAGCCATCGCGGTGGCTTTCTCTTTGGCGACTTTGATGGCGTTGATTCGCGCCTCTTCCCGATATTTCGCTGGCTCTCCGACGCGAAATTCAACGCTTTGTATCCGGTTCACGCCAGCGCTCAGCAGCGCCGAAACGAGCGACTCGTATTTATCGAGGTTTTTGAGAGTCACGGTGACGGTCTGCGAGACATCGTACCCACTCGGCTGCGCGGCCCACTTTCTTTCCGGATACTCGAGATCCATTGATAGCCGACTGGTGGCGACATCTTTCTCATCTACGCCGGCGTTGCGCACCACACCAAGCACTCGCTTCATACGGTTATCGTGGTCCGCTTTCGCACCAGCCAGCTCCTTATCTCGCGACTCGACGCCGAACACCAGTACCGCCTGATCGGGAACTACCTTCACTTCTGCCGTGCCCGAAACGGTGATCAGCCGCGGCCGGTCGTATTTCGTTTGTGCAGACGAGATGGACGACAGCGACAGAATAACCAGAGCCAATAGGCCTAAAGAGTTCTTCACGCTTACACTCCTCCGCTCGCAGTTGTAAGTAACTCGTTCCATCGGACGCCGAGTCTTCACTTATGTAAGCGGAGAATTGCGATGCGCGGGTCAAATCGGGCCGACAGGAAAAGGTGCTCGCCCGCAACTTCGCACGGACGAGCAACCCGTGATGCAGTTACTGCACCGTCACATACTCCGTCTTCTGGAACGTATGTCCGGCCTGGTCGTGGTGCTGGATGGTTACGCGGTGTTTACCGGGATTCATCAGGATCCAGCTATTCACTACGTTGGTGGCTCGAGCGTAGGTGGCATTCACGCCATCCACGTAGACCGTGGTCGCGACCTGTTGGTTACCGGCCTGATCCGCGGAATCCGTCGCCACGCCGGAGATGTGCACCGGAGACCACGTCGGTTCGCCCGTAACAGGCGTGCAGATAGTCATCGTTAAATCCGTAGCGCTCGGCGTACACGGCGGCGCGTTAGTGACGTGCAGAGTCACCGTCTTCTGGAAATAGCCCTGCGCGTCCTTGGCTTGCAAGGTCAAGCGCAGGGTCTCGTTCGGTGAGCCGTCGAACAGGAAGATCGAGACATCGGGCGGGATACTCTCCGCCGATCCAACGAACGTTCCGTTCTGGTAGAGGGCGATCCCCTTCAGCCCGGCCGAATCGGCCACCTTGGCGCGCAACAGGAAGTGCCCGGTGAGGTCCACACCGTCCGGTGGCGTACAGATGTTGATGGTGCGATCGGTGGTGGGAGAAGGACAGGGTTCGTAAAACGGATAGGTATCCGAGGACGTAGGAACGATCCTGACGGTTGGGCTCTGCGGGACTGTGGCTGTATTGGTTTGAGCAAGGCCAGTGGCAACGAGCATCACGGCCGCAACCGCAGCGAGTGGAATGCGCAACTGCATGAAAACCTCTTGGAATTTATTTGCTTGCTGTTCGTGCTGTACGTGGGACTGAGCTGCGCGTCAGCAGGTTGTCACCATGGGACAGTTTCCGTCTCGATCACTTTGTTAAGGGCGAATTCATGGGGACGAAATACTACGGCGTTTTTTCTGGCAAAATAGTAAGTGCATTTCATGTCCACCTATCGCGCGATCCACGAGCACATCGAGCAGCATCCTTCCCTGCCCCCCGAAGCGGTGATCAAGGCCGACCTTCTGCGGCGTGGCATCTGCTTTACCGATGAGGCGCTCATCCCGCCTCCGGGCGCCGACCTCCCGCAGCACCAGCCAAAGTCGTATTTCATTTTCTCGTTCGACATGGTGAAGCAGAGCGAACTCGACGAGGCGCACAAATGGCGCGCTCCGGAAGAGATCGCGCTAACCGGCGGTCCACTCGAACTGCGCCGGACGATTGTTTCCGTGCGGCTGAATCCCGAATCGCCGTATCGGATCGTGGTGCACGAAGGTCAGCGTTGGCTCGAGACCGAAGGACAGAAACTTGCGCAGGTCGCGCTGCCACCGTTTCCGCCGTATTACGCAGAGAAACTCACCGACGGCCGCGCCGTCGCCGAGATCGCCCCCACGATCCAGTGGGGCTACCTGATCTATCTCACCGTCTTCCGCGTTTGCCAATACTTTGGCGAGAAGGAAGAGTGCCAGTTCTGCGATATCAACCACAATTACCGCCAGCAGATCGCGGCCAAGCGACCGTACACCGGCGTGAAGAAGGTGGAAGACATCGTGGCGGCGATGGAGAAAATCGCCGCCGTCGAGAACCCGAGCAAGGCATACACCATCACGGGCGGGAGCGTTACGTCGCAAATCGGTGGCGAGAGCGAAGTCGAGTTCTATTCGAAGTACGTCGAGGCCATTGAAGCGCGTTTCCCGCGCCGCTGGATTGGCAAGGTCGTCACCCAGGCGTGGCCGGTGGAAGACGTCAAGCGCCTGAAGGCGTCCGGAGCGCAGATTTATCACCCCAATTACGAAGTTTGGGACGCCAACCTTTTTGCCAAGCTGTGCCCGGGAAAAGAGCGCTACATCGGCCACGACACGTGGATCCGCCGCATTGTGGAAGCCGCCGAAGTCTTCGGCCCCGCTAAGGTGATTCCCAATTTTGTTGGCGGCATTGAGATGGCCGCCCCGTACGGCTTTACTGACGTCGAGGAAGCGGTGCGTTCCACCGGTGAAGGCCTGGACTTTTTCATGTCGAAGGGCATCACGCCACGTTTTACGACGTGGTGTCCGGAACCAACGACGCCGCTGGGAAAATTGAACCCTGAGGGCGCGCCTCTGGAATATCACTTACGTTTGCTCGAGGTTTATCGCGACACGGTTGAAAAACACAATCTCGCTCCGCCGCCGGGATATGGCGAAGCCGGACCGGGACGTGCGGTGTTCTCGGTATCGCCGTTCATGGATGTGTTGGGGATGGGAGAAGAAGACCAGGTTCGTTCGTCGGAGGCGCTCTCGTCGTAAGGTTAGCAACAGCGACGGTCGTCGTAATCCTCGGCAATCAAAAAATTCTGTTGTACTTGACACGGTTGCTCGCCGTGTTGTGAATCATTGAGTGCGTTGCAGCAATTGCCATAAGTAATACTTTGAAACACTGAAAGTCGAAACACGGCACTGGTAGCGACTTTCGCACGACCCAGCAAGTTGTCAATCAATTTCCATTCAACGCCGGAAGTAGTCCGAAATCGGAATTATTTCAGACCGTTGACAAAAAGAATCGGATAACTAGAATGACCGACGTTCTCGCTCATCGAAATAACTCATCCAATACAAACGTGACTGACTCCGTGAAACAATCCGCCGTTTTACTTCACACCGACATTCCAGAACTGGAGCTCTACGCCAGCGGCAAAGTCCGCGACATTTACAAGGTCGACAGCGATCATCTTTTGTTCATCGCGTCCGACCGTATCTCGGCGTTCGACTACGTGCTCGCCTCCGGCATCCCGGAAAAGGGCCGCGTGCTCACGCAGATTTCCCTGTTCTGGTTCGACTTCCTCAAGAACATCGTGGACAACCACCTCGTCACCGCCGACGTGAACAAGTTCCCTGCCGAGCTCAAAGCGCACGAGGCGCAACTCCATGGACGCTCCATGCTGGTGCAGCATGCGCAGATGATCCAGGTCGAGTGCGTGGTGCGCGGCTACCTCTCCGGCTCCGGCTGGAAGGAATACAAAAAAGACGGCGCGGTGTGCGGCATCGAGTTGCCGAAGGGTCTCCAGGAAAGCGATAAGCTGCCGGAGCCGATCTTCACACCGGCGACCAAAGCCCAGACCGGCCATGACGAGAACATTTCTTTCGACCGCATGGTGCAGGTCACCGGCGGCGACCTCAGCGAAAAGCTCCGCGAGGTCAGCATCAAGATTTACAAAGCGGCCGCCGATTATGCCCTCACGAAAGGCATCATCATTGCCGATACCAAGTTTGAGTTTGGCATGACTCCGAAGGGCCTGGTGCTCGCGGATGAAGTGCTGACGCCCGATTCGTCTCGCTTCTGGCCAGTCGACAAGTACAAGCCGGGTATGACGCAGGAATCGTTCGACAAGCAGTATGTGCGCGATTACCTGGAAGATATCAAGTGGAACAAACAGCCTCCCGCTCCGGGGCTTCCCGAAGAGGTTCAGGCCAAGACGAGTGAAAAATACGTGGAGGCTTATCGTCGCCTGACCGGGCACGACCTGCCTTAATAGGCGGGCGATGAACGGCCTTGACTGGGTCTTACTCCTACTGATTTTGCTTTCTACGCTGCTTGCCGCAGCCCAGGGTTTCATTCTCGAAATCTTCGGCTTGGCGGGAGCGCTGGTCGGGTACGTTTTAGCGGCATGGGAATACCGGCGGCTAACGCCGCTGTTTGCGAATTACGTCAGTTCGCCATGGGTGGCTGACATCGCAGCTTTTTTGACAATTTTTCTGTGCGTTGTGCTCCTGGCAGGAGCGCTGGCACGCATTGTGCGCTGGGCCGTCTCGGGCGTGGGATTGAAGTGGTTCGATCGCATCCTGGGCGGGGCCTTCGGCATGGTGCGTGGCCTGGCGGTAGCAGCGGTGATCGTGATGGCATTCGCGGCATTCGCGCCCACCAGCCCTGCCTTGAAGCAATCGGCATTTGCACCCTACTTTTTGGTGCTCAGCCGGACAGCTAGTTGGATTGCGCCTCCGGACCTTAGAAACAAGTTTCGTGAAGGCGTGTTGATATTGCGGCAGGCGGGAGAGAAGGCACCTCCAGTGCTCCCACCGCCGAAACCATCGAAGTGATTGCAATGGGGCGAAGCCCCCAGGGGTTTGGAAGAGAGGCGCTGTGAAGGACCAGCTCGAAGCTTTAATTCTGCAAATGTATAAAAGCGGCATTCTGTACTCGGAAGCCGTCCGGGAATTCAAGAAACGATTTATCGTCACCGTTCTGCAAGAGAACAATGGGAACCAATGCAAGGCCGCGCGCCAGCTCGGCATGCACCGCAATACGCTCAGCCGTACGATCGCTGAGCTCAAGCTCGATGTGAAGGCCATCCGGCATGGCGGACGACGTCCCCCACGCAGCGTGACCCTCGCCGCACTGGAGAAGAAAGCCACGCGTTAGCAGTACCCTGCACTCATATTTGTGTTGCATCCAAGGAGCAGCCGACGGGCTGCTCCTTGGTGCGTTTAACGACAGACTTCAGGAATCCCTTTCACGTCTAGCGTGTAAGTAGGCAAAAAGACGCGCTACGGAGGGGGAGACTGCGGGGAACGAAGTCTCCCCTCCGAACGCGTGCCCGCGTTCCCCGCACGCCTCACGGCGTTCTTCGCGGGACTTTTTTTGCGCACAACGATGCCCGCCCACCCCGGACGGGAGTGGGCTGCCTTGTGGGCCCGGTGCGCCCGATTTTCAAAGATCGCTTTTGCCGCCCCTTCGGGCGGTGACCTCGTTTGAGGCCCAGAGACACTTTCGGCTCAGTGGGCCCTGGGCTTGTCGCCCGGGCCTACTGAGCCTCATTTAGCACTCTAGCAATGGGTCTGAAAGAAAGTCTGTGACCGCCCTCACCTCTGTTTGTGATAACGAAAACCAAATCTTGAACACGAAGGGCCGAAGCACACGAAGGATAGATTGAATTCTTTTAGTTTGCGAATCGAATGCGGCAGAGCCTAGGAAGCGTTCCGAGCAGAAACAACCCCTCAAATTCCTTCGTGTTCCCTTCGTGTCCTTCGTGGTGAAAGATTTTGGTTCCGCAGAAAAGAAAAGAGCAGCCATTTCGGCTGCTCTTTTTGCGAAACGACTGCTGGTTACTGCGCGGCGGGCTTCTTGTGGGCGCCTGCGGGCTTGTGGGCCGGTGCAGCGGCTACGCCGGGCAGTTCGCCGTCCTTCATGTTCATCATGAACGGATTCGGCGTGTAGGTGTCGGGAGCGGCCTGGAACTGCACGGTCGCGCCTTCCTTGGGCACCTTCGCTGCCGGAATCGGGGTTGCCATGGTGACGGTGATGTCAGCCTTGTGCGCGTCGTTGTCGTCGGTGCTGCCGGCGAGTTCGAGCTTGGTGCGCGAGGCGCTGATTACGAACGCGACGAGCTGGATCTGCTTGTCGTGGATCGTGTTCCACACCTTGTCAGCCGCATCCTGGTTGCCGGACGAAAGGACGAGCTGCCACTCGGCGAAGCTCATGTCCTTCACTTCCTTGCTCTTCACGAGGTCGGCAGCCTGCTCGGCGGGGCTCGGCGGCGGCGGCGCGGGGGCAACCGTGAAGCCTTGCGGCGGCGTCGGCGAGGCAGCGGCGGCGGTCAACAACTCCGGCCAGCCCTGCTCAGAACCGTGAAACTTGTTGTACTTTTTGCGGCCGTAGTCGCCGAGCTGTTTCTTCGCCTGGTCGTTCGGGGCGGTGGCGGCAGCGTGCGCAATGTACCAGAGACCCTTCGGGTTCACCGGGTTCGCCTCGAGATCGGCGAGCGCGAGCTGGTAGACATCGAGGAAGGAGGCGTTGGCGCCGGCGAGGTTCACGCCGTCTTCAAAGTCCTTCTGCGCGGTTGCGTAGTCCTTCGTGTTCAACGCGCCAAAGCCGGCAGCGCCGTCGAAGATGATCTGCGTTTCCTTCTTCAGCTTCTCGAAGTCAGCATCGCTGACTTCAGCGGGCTTCTGGATAACTTGTAGCGCCGTGAGGCCCTTCTGACCATACTGGGCAGCCTGGGCCGCGTTGTCCTTGTTTCCCGTCTGCAGCGCCATCATGCGGTAGGTGTATGCGAGCAGCGCGAGGGCGCGAACGTTGTTGGGCTCGACCTGGATGATCTGCTGGGCGGTCTGCAGCATGTTCTGCTGGTCGCCGGCCTGCTGGTAAGCGGCCATCAACAGTTCCATCGCGTCAGTCTTCATCACGCTATTGGGATAAGTCTGAAGGAACGACTGCAGCGCGGTTGCCTTCGCCTTCGGGTCCGCTTGCTGCACCGCGTTTACATATGCGTTGTATTCCGCGGGGTCTTTGATTTCTTTCTTCTGTTGGGGCGCGGCAGCTTGGCCGGCGGCAAGGCTGGGTAGTGCAAGCGGCTGGATGGCGACGGTCGCCATCATTAGCAGCATCGTCACTAGCGGTTTCTTCATTTCGAATAGCTCCTTCAGACTCTCAGTACTCAGTACGGGATTTCGCCCCGGCGCGCTTGGCGCGATATCACTTTCGTGACGACTCATTCTACGCGAGGGGAAAAATTGCGACATTCTCCCGACCCGCCACATCTGGTTAAGGCATAAACCGGAAGTGTACGGCTCGTGAATGCTGGATTATAAAAATCCAAACGCTACAGTGCAAGTTACGTACCAGATTAGACATATCCACCCGGTTCCGAACCCGCAATTTTTAATGCCCCTAAGGTGCTTCACGTTGGTCTGATGCGCATCAGCGTCTCTCCTTTGCATCCAAGATTAAGGTTCCCCGGCTAAACTGTTCGAGGGGCCCGCCATGGCAGATAGCCCGATCGAATACCTTCCGCTGCATAACCAGGTTTCCGTCGTAACTGGCTCCAGTCGCGGGATGGGCGCGGCCATTGCCCGCCGCCTTGCGATTATGGGAGCTGCTGTCGTGATCACGGCGCGTCACGCAGAAGGCCTCTCCGCCACCGCGCAATCCATCCGCGAGAACGGTGGGCAGTGTGAAGCC
This window encodes:
- a CDS encoding phosphoribosylaminoimidazolesuccinocarboxamide synthase, which codes for MTDVLAHRNNSSNTNVTDSVKQSAVLLHTDIPELELYASGKVRDIYKVDSDHLLFIASDRISAFDYVLASGIPEKGRVLTQISLFWFDFLKNIVDNHLVTADVNKFPAELKAHEAQLHGRSMLVQHAQMIQVECVVRGYLSGSGWKEYKKDGAVCGIELPKGLQESDKLPEPIFTPATKAQTGHDENISFDRMVQVTGGDLSEKLREVSIKIYKAAADYALTKGIIIADTKFEFGMTPKGLVLADEVLTPDSSRFWPVDKYKPGMTQESFDKQYVRDYLEDIKWNKQPPAPGLPEEVQAKTSEKYVEAYRRLTGHDLP
- a CDS encoding CvpA family protein, producing MNGLDWVLLLLILLSTLLAAAQGFILEIFGLAGALVGYVLAAWEYRRLTPLFANYVSSPWVADIAAFLTIFLCVVLLAGALARIVRWAVSGVGLKWFDRILGGAFGMVRGLAVAAVIVMAFAAFAPTSPALKQSAFAPYFLVLSRTASWIAPPDLRNKFREGVLILRQAGEKAPPVLPPPKPSK
- a CDS encoding helix-turn-helix domain-containing protein gives rise to the protein MKDQLEALILQMYKSGILYSEAVREFKKRFIVTVLQENNGNQCKAARQLGMHRNTLSRTIAELKLDVKAIRHGGRRPPRSVTLAALEKKATR